The Thermodesulfobacteriota bacterium genome includes the window AGTGCAGTAAAATGTTACTTAAATAAGGAGCTTACAAGGTACAAGTGCTTACACTAACTAGAGCCTGGGCTATGTAATTTTATTTGACTTTGAAGGGCGTTTACTTTAGATTTAAAGTATAAGATTAAGTAGATTACTTAAAAAATCAGGCTTACTATTAATTTTGGCTTACTAAATATTATGTATGGAAGATTTGTCGGACTAGATATAGGATCTAAGAACATTAGGGTATCTCTCATTAAAAGAGGGTTAAGAGATGTTCAGCTCCTGCAAACTATAAGCGTCGAGCGCTCTTCGTCAGAAGTCGGGGATTCAGATTCTATTGCCGAAATCTTCAAAGCCTACTCACTTCCCAAAGGCGATATTGCAGCTTCTATCTCAGAGAACCCCAAATCATTTAGAGTAATAGAATTTCCATTCTCTGATCCAAGGAAAATTGATCAGGTCTACGAGTACGAGCTTGAGAACATATCAACATTTGATCCAAGAGAAAAAGTACACGGATATCACCTTATAAAAAATGGAGCCACTGGAGAAGCTTTAGTATGCGTGTTCGAAAAAGAGCAAGTAGCTGATTTAATCCACTCCTATAATGAGCACGGAATAGACCCAAAGATAATTACCTACTCACCGCTTGCGATGGGGGCATTACAAGAATATGTCTCAAGCGACGGACCGGTTCTGCTAATAGATTTTGGGGACAGCGAAATTAGTTATTCACTTTTTGACGAAAGTGGTATTAGAAGAGTGCGTTCATCAACGAAGACAGTACAAGCATTTTTGAGCAGTCTAGGCACGGGAGAGCTTAAGGATCTAACAATCGGCAGCTCAGACGCAGCAGACATTACTGATCATTTTACTCCTATACTTAGCGAAGTTAAAAAGACCATACAGTTTTTCGAGCTAGAGGTTAAAGAGAGCATAAAAAGCATTGAGATTTCAGGTGAGCTATCAGTAATAAATGGCATAACGGATTATTTGAAAGACTCTCTTAAAAAAGATGTTAGAAAGATATACATACCTGAGATTGGGGCTGATAAATCTGCGCTTTTTGCTAAATCCTATGCACTGGCACTTTATGGAAGCTCGTTTAAAAATGGAAATTTAAATTTTAGGAAAGACCAATTTAAGTACGTAGGGGTTGACCATGAGCTTAGAAAACTGCTTATGGTTCCGGGAATATTGCTGGGGATTTTGATACTCTTTTTTATATATACCTCAGGATCTTCTTACTACGATCTAAAGAAGAATGTAGACGGCATGGAAGCTCAAATAGCCCAGGTTGTGAACAGCACTTTTCCAGATGTTAAATACATTCCAAAGCCTGCAGGCTATATGAAGGCAGAGGTTGCAAAAGTAAGAGAGAAGCTCGATCTTATCCAAGGTGTTCAGAGTGCTCAAACACCTCTTGATGCCTTAAAAGACCTTTCCTCAAGCTTGCCGGAAAGTCTTGCACTTAAGGTAAGTGAGATAAAGTTTGAAAACGCGACCACAATTAGGATTCAGGGCGTTTGCGGGTCCTATCAGGAAGTTGCAGAAATAGAAAAGGCGCTTACAGACTCAGGAATGTTTGAGACTGTTACCAGGAACCAGACTGGTAACGCTGTAAACGGTCAGACAAGATTTGAAATATCAGTCGTACTAAAGGCGCAGGCATAAAATGGATTTAGAAACATTAAAACAAAAGTATAGAGAGTTGATAGAGAAGGCCAGGGAGAAAATCTACACCCTTACTTCAACTCAGAGGGACAGAAGAGCTCTTCTCATAGGCGGATCGGCTATAGTTATCATTGTGCTTTATCTCATATTTCATTCCTATACTTCAGGGACTGCAAATTTAGAGAGACGCTATGCGCAGCTTGAAAATGAGCTTACAGAGGTGAAGATGTTAAAGGCTGAGTACCTAGATTCGAAAAAGCAGATTGCTGAGCTGTCTAGCAAAATCAAGAAGGAAAATGAGGCATTAATATCTGTGGTTGAAAAAATCTTGTTAAAAGAAAATCTGGATAGACAGAATTTTTCAATCAGAGATGTTAACACAAGGTCAAATTCTGAAGAAGATTTTTATGAGGAAAAGAGCGTTGATGTGGAACTGAGTAAAATATCACTCGAAACGCTTGTCGATATTCTATATACGCTTCAAAACAGACCGTCTCTTAAGGTTGGGAACTTGAATATAACGACAAAATTTGATAAAGCTAATTCTATGAAGGTAAAGCTAAGGGTTTCTACGTATGAGTTTAAACAGGTGAGTTAATATGAAAGGTCTTAGGGAAAAAATAAAAAATCTTAAACATATAGTTCCGATATCATACGTGGCATTTTTTATCGCGGCGTTCTTTGTTTTTTTGGCTCTCACATTCCCGGGAGATGTTGTAAAAAGCAGGGTTATTTCAGAGATACAAAACAGCACTCCTTATAATGTAGAGATTCAAACTGCGGATATATCTGTGCCTTTTAACATTAACCTTAAAGGCGTTACTATTCATAAATCTAGAACACAGTCCATTGAGC containing:
- the gspM gene encoding type II secretion system protein GspM — translated: MDLETLKQKYRELIEKAREKIYTLTSTQRDRRALLIGGSAIVIIVLYLIFHSYTSGTANLERRYAQLENELTEVKMLKAEYLDSKKQIAELSSKIKKENEALISVVEKILLKENLDRQNFSIRDVNTRSNSEEDFYEEKSVDVELSKISLETLVDILYTLQNRPSLKVGNLNITTKFDKANSMKVKLRVSTYEFKQVS